The stretch of DNA GTCAACAGCACTTCAACTCCCAAACGGCTGCGGGTAAAAACTATGGTTTGTACTTCATTTTGAATCAACTTTGCGGCGATATGCCTGGCATCAAGTAAAGAACTGCGGCGGATACCCTGTTCAGGATTGACCAAAGGCGGATTATAGAAAATAAAATGTTTTTCGGCCTGTGGAGCTCCGTTTTCGATAATCACAGTCTGCGGTTCTTCAATGAGCAGGGTGGCCAGCTCGCCCGGGTTGGCAATAGTTGCCGAGCAGAGAATAAATCGGGGGTTTGAACCGTAAAAGGCGCAGATTCTT from Bacillota bacterium encodes:
- a CDS encoding DEAD/DEAH box helicase, whose protein sequence is GDTEPGLRQGIRHSGHIVVTNPDMLHAAILPHHTKWIQLFQNLKYIVIDEMHQYRGVFGSHVANVIRRLKRICAFYGSNPRFILCSATIANPGELATLLIEEPQTVIIENGAPQAEKHFIFYNPPLVNPEQGIRRSSLLDARHIAAKLIQNEVQTIVFTRSRLGVEVLLT